From Candidatus Poribacteria bacterium, the proteins below share one genomic window:
- a CDS encoding phytanoyl-CoA dioxygenase family protein: MKLTEHQVNFFNTFGYLAIPGMFSPSEMGWIIEEFEISIQEFGGGKDHDGTSRTMFGGPIEHRPRLCTLLDDERVKGLIGGVLGEDFNYAGGDGNYYTGDTGWHPDGGWGRLFACKVAFYLDPLTKDTGCLRIIPGSQNPAHFVRAGKIDPNQSEALYGIPPRDFPTSIALESAPGDVVIFNHDTYHAAFGGGTRRRMFTMNCTQHCTTEPDLETLHQYLSVHSAGGYKIETGAGMYFPTMVDTADAKRQIHLQQCGDIHDEMFPQYARRS, encoded by the coding sequence ATGAAACTGACAGAACATCAGGTAAATTTTTTCAATACGTTTGGCTACCTCGCAATACCGGGCATGTTCTCGCCGAGCGAGATGGGATGGATTATCGAGGAATTTGAAATATCGATTCAGGAATTCGGCGGTGGTAAAGACCATGATGGCACAAGCCGCACAATGTTCGGGGGGCCGATCGAGCATCGCCCTCGGCTCTGTACCCTGCTCGATGATGAACGTGTTAAAGGACTCATCGGTGGTGTACTGGGTGAAGATTTCAACTACGCCGGTGGCGACGGGAACTATTACACTGGTGATACGGGTTGGCATCCCGACGGTGGTTGGGGACGACTCTTCGCCTGTAAGGTGGCGTTTTACCTTGACCCGTTGACGAAAGACACCGGATGCCTACGCATCATTCCGGGCAGCCAAAACCCCGCACACTTCGTCAGAGCTGGAAAGATTGATCCGAACCAGTCAGAGGCACTTTACGGCATTCCGCCGCGCGACTTCCCAACCAGCATTGCATTAGAAAGCGCACCCGGTGATGTCGTAATTTTCAATCATGATACGTATCACGCGGCGTTTGGCGGTGGAACTCGGCGGCGGATGTTCACAATGAATTGCACACAGCATTGCACAACCGAACCGGATTTAGAGACACTGCACCAGTACCTGAGCGTCCATTCCGCAGGCGGATATAAGATTGAGACGGGCGCGGGGATGTATTTTCCAACGATGGTTGATACTGCCGATGCGAAACGACAAATCCATCTCCAGCAATGCGGTGACATTCACGATGAAATGTTTCCTCAATACGCTCGGCGTTCTTAG
- a CDS encoding phytanoyl-CoA dioxygenase family protein, whose translation MVQDQSNLWAKSYINDGYLMLPDLITQEECDALKAEMLKIFRGDYPCEAVPPLPETASETEILDRIMCVGEPHVFSPLVRRYVEHPKICEVLRTIVGAHIPFWDGGVKCMQTMMLGKVPGHTGNPWHQDEHPIPTRDRSLLGAWITLDDATIENGCLWVLPNSHRAGVIYDRFPHNKRHEFDSCHEAAGFDDTGEIPIEMSAGSVLFFNGYLLHRSKKNRSDTFRRILVSHYCSTASWLGWKGQRNYRGIITVTGEDPYIDEGYITPNVWARWE comes from the coding sequence ATGGTACAAGATCAGTCCAATCTTTGGGCAAAATCCTATATCAACGATGGCTATTTAATGCTTCCTGACCTGATTACACAAGAAGAATGCGACGCACTGAAAGCAGAGATGTTGAAAATCTTTCGCGGGGATTATCCGTGTGAGGCGGTCCCACCGCTGCCGGAAACAGCAAGCGAGACAGAAATATTAGATAGAATTATGTGTGTCGGCGAACCGCACGTTTTTAGTCCCTTGGTTCGGCGTTACGTTGAACATCCGAAAATCTGTGAAGTCCTCCGAACGATTGTCGGGGCACATATCCCATTTTGGGACGGCGGTGTGAAGTGCATGCAGACGATGATGTTGGGTAAAGTACCCGGACATACTGGCAACCCGTGGCATCAAGACGAACACCCGATTCCGACACGGGACAGGTCGCTGCTCGGTGCTTGGATCACATTAGATGATGCTACGATTGAGAACGGGTGTCTCTGGGTTCTACCGAATAGTCATCGCGCCGGTGTAATCTACGACCGCTTTCCACACAACAAACGTCATGAATTCGACAGCTGCCATGAAGCTGCCGGTTTTGATGATACCGGTGAGATTCCGATTGAAATGTCAGCGGGCAGCGTCCTCTTTTTCAACGGCTACCTCTTACACCGCTCGAAAAAGAACCGAAGCGATACATTTCGGCGTATCCTCGTGAGTCACTACTGTTCAACAGCATCGTGGTTGGGCTGGAAGGGGCAGCGAAATTATCGCGGTATTATCACCGTCACTGGTGAAGACCCGTATATTGACGAAGGATATATCACACCAAATGTCTGGGCGCGATGGGAATAG
- a CDS encoding nuclear transport factor 2 family protein, which yields MFRVYTLCLTLLLSVIGCQSRTLQEHLLEPPPPLINFALSRNGATAEASQSVPNHRAAEIIDGDTNSETWDEGSGWGSSLEHLRTSDLNKRPYVSVTLAKPVDIRKIVMWTVDSEKYPAPQFGLKDYRIEYWHGTGWGLIPSENTKDKQYTARDNTKGKRIHEIRQRLIASKVRLVPVSSNDTVRNYQHMAGKRPVYEVEGIARVMELEVWGYAAPEVHTLKQIAQGIPPESVGHPVSIETQTQSQEEPTIKETIQSVLNQYELGYDMADLAKVMSCFSETYLSNGRTYQDVKTKAAQFFEAHHQIDMTLTDINIHPNIIDDTAIVTGGYTLQYTPKANGQVEQTSGKLTLVFANEAETWRIIRAE from the coding sequence ATGTTTCGTGTATATACTCTATGTCTGACGCTTTTGCTTTCAGTGATAGGCTGTCAATCGCGAACTTTGCAGGAACATCTTTTAGAACCACCACCGCCTCTCATCAATTTCGCACTGAGTCGAAATGGAGCAACCGCGGAAGCATCGCAGTCTGTGCCAAACCATCGCGCAGCGGAGATAATTGATGGTGACACCAATTCCGAGACGTGGGACGAAGGCAGTGGATGGGGGAGCAGTTTAGAACATCTACGCACCTCAGATCTGAACAAACGTCCCTATGTTTCTGTGACGCTCGCCAAACCGGTTGACATTCGCAAAATTGTTATGTGGACGGTCGATTCTGAGAAATATCCGGCACCGCAATTCGGGTTGAAAGATTATCGGATCGAGTATTGGCATGGCACTGGTTGGGGGCTTATTCCATCTGAGAACACGAAAGATAAGCAGTACACGGCGCGAGATAACACCAAAGGTAAACGGATTCACGAAATCCGGCAACGCCTCATTGCGAGCAAAGTTCGGCTCGTCCCGGTTTCCTCAAATGATACAGTGCGTAACTACCAGCACATGGCAGGTAAGCGACCTGTGTACGAGGTGGAAGGCATCGCGCGGGTCATGGAATTAGAGGTGTGGGGTTATGCTGCACCGGAGGTACACACGCTCAAGCAGATTGCGCAAGGTATACCGCCAGAATCGGTAGGGCATCCTGTATCAATAGAGACACAGACTCAGAGCCAAGAAGAACCGACAATCAAGGAGACGATTCAGAGCGTTCTAAATCAATATGAACTCGGATACGATATGGCGGATCTGGCGAAGGTTATGTCCTGTTTTTCAGAGACATATTTATCCAACGGACGCACCTATCAAGATGTTAAGACGAAGGCAGCGCAATTTTTTGAGGCACACCATCAGATTGACATGACGCTGACCGACATCAACATCCATCCGAACATAATTGACGACACGGCGATTGTGACGGGCGGGTATACACTGCAATACACCCCGAAAGCGAACGGGCAGGTTGAACAAACATCTGGGAAATTAACACTCGTTTTCGCCAATGAAGCGGAAACGTGGCGGATCATTCGAGCTGAATAA
- a CDS encoding alpha-glucuronidase family glycosyl hydrolase — MNIIIKWLSAIGYRLSAASMVVAGVFSHHKVLLLTAESRLLMTLLCFVVFVAPARSNQIPIAVSGEPRATLQIGANASEEEAFAATEIQTFIQKFTGAKLDIRTNRQETETQTVIVLGTPKSNPTIATLQANVELTLAEALGDDGYRIKTIEVGTEIVIVVTAHTERGVIYGAYAFIEQCITALTGLTPVHPDISVAKAQALLVPFINETSAPFYPVRAVLEIEDPDWLARHRINMSGGEGVWTGTGIEDGFGTAFKYVDTPAFEALQDEPIGQRRERIATLKKRFNALKRRGIDAYLFMYVTGEPTEALIRQRPDVLGPAVLYGASRNEVSYRPFCWSKPAFHTLARELTQAIVRNYPALAGFHLRSWGHETRACNCPDCGDRTEQGQAKLWQVYFTIIKAAREVRPDFKFYISGYDSSWLKDAAGVYARQLPKGTIFSRKWGADGEPVADAGVPIPQIRALGEIGHNFIVLSHEVEEVMPLWMLESDLFVQGVRQLANNPEVVGLGGFTVQGATQGLGYLDRLVSARLNWDIKLDHIQLLRNELIARYGAEAAPHILNALRVNGWNMASYFSDYAGSLTVGGTYGSGSAGLATRLWTLIGPRAVEDTLAIPELEIAKLSVNRFTALLAPQQQAANQIRAASEIAEPFDQEATEDLRDAVHVMELWVLFFESRAKLVEAITLGYEPGTNEAIRAKFTSAIEFSKSIQPHIKGIEEFIPLFGYSHQTIEAELLSTLNAEVAWLTSFDYQMLQKHDGDFSPEETPFRIWDVHNYPNPLKRKTTFTYQLSLEADEVSITIYTKSGRKVTILKEASGKEGYNEFMWEARDADGILLANDVYFYRIRAVAGDQTAQILGRLAVLR; from the coding sequence GTGAACATCATCATTAAGTGGCTATCGGCTATCGGTTATCGGCTGTCGGCAGCGTCTATGGTAGTTGCTGGCGTTTTTTCCCACCACAAGGTTCTCTTACTGACGGCTGAAAGCCGACTGCTGATGACTCTCCTCTGCTTTGTGGTGTTTGTTGCACCGGCGAGGAGTAATCAAATCCCTATTGCGGTATCAGGCGAACCGAGGGCAACACTCCAAATCGGCGCGAATGCCTCGGAAGAGGAAGCGTTCGCAGCCACCGAAATCCAAACCTTTATCCAGAAATTCACAGGTGCCAAACTTGATATCCGTACCAATCGGCAAGAAACAGAAACACAGACAGTGATTGTACTGGGCACCCCAAAATCGAATCCGACGATCGCCACATTACAGGCAAATGTAGAACTCACGTTGGCAGAAGCACTTGGAGATGATGGTTATCGTATCAAGACAATAGAAGTCGGCACCGAAATCGTCATAGTTGTAACAGCGCACACCGAGAGAGGCGTGATTTATGGTGCGTACGCCTTTATTGAGCAATGTATCACGGCGTTGACAGGCTTGACACCCGTGCATCCAGACATTTCGGTTGCTAAGGCGCAAGCATTACTCGTCCCGTTCATAAACGAAACCTCAGCACCCTTTTATCCGGTGCGTGCTGTCTTGGAGATAGAGGACCCGGATTGGCTTGCACGGCACCGTATCAATATGAGCGGTGGGGAAGGCGTTTGGACCGGCACGGGCATCGAAGACGGATTTGGAACAGCGTTTAAATATGTAGATACGCCTGCTTTTGAAGCGTTGCAAGACGAACCGATAGGTCAGCGGCGAGAACGTATCGCGACTCTAAAAAAGCGGTTCAACGCGCTCAAGCGACGCGGTATTGATGCCTATCTTTTTATGTACGTGACGGGTGAACCGACAGAGGCATTGATCCGACAGCGTCCTGATGTCTTAGGACCGGCGGTGCTTTACGGTGCGTCTCGGAACGAAGTCTCTTATCGCCCGTTCTGTTGGTCTAAACCTGCATTTCATACACTCGCGAGAGAACTCACGCAGGCAATCGTGCGGAACTATCCAGCACTTGCCGGGTTTCACCTCCGCTCATGGGGACATGAAACGCGTGCATGTAATTGCCCCGACTGCGGCGACAGAACGGAACAGGGACAAGCAAAACTCTGGCAGGTCTACTTCACGATTATCAAGGCGGCGCGGGAGGTACGCCCGGATTTCAAATTTTATATTTCCGGGTATGACAGCAGTTGGCTCAAAGATGCTGCAGGCGTTTACGCTCGGCAGCTGCCGAAAGGAACTATTTTTTCGCGAAAGTGGGGAGCAGATGGCGAACCGGTTGCGGATGCCGGGGTGCCGATCCCACAGATCAGAGCACTTGGAGAAATCGGGCATAACTTTATCGTACTCTCGCACGAAGTAGAGGAGGTTATGCCGCTCTGGATGCTGGAGAGCGATCTGTTCGTGCAAGGTGTTCGGCAACTCGCTAACAACCCAGAGGTTGTCGGTCTCGGTGGATTCACCGTTCAAGGTGCAACACAAGGTTTAGGGTATCTTGACCGACTTGTGAGTGCCCGCCTCAACTGGGATATTAAACTCGATCATATTCAACTGCTCCGAAACGAATTAATAGCCCGATACGGTGCCGAAGCTGCACCACACATTTTGAATGCCTTACGGGTAAACGGATGGAACATGGCGAGTTATTTCTCAGATTACGCTGGTTCCTTAACCGTAGGTGGCACTTATGGCAGCGGTTCCGCGGGACTCGCAACGCGACTCTGGACGCTGATTGGACCGAGAGCCGTCGAGGATACGTTAGCCATCCCTGAATTGGAAATAGCGAAACTCTCGGTAAACCGTTTTACCGCACTTTTGGCACCACAACAGCAAGCCGCAAACCAGATACGGGCAGCAAGCGAGATCGCAGAACCCTTCGATCAGGAGGCGACAGAGGATTTACGGGACGCTGTTCACGTGATGGAATTGTGGGTGCTATTTTTTGAAAGTCGAGCGAAATTAGTAGAAGCGATAACCCTCGGCTACGAGCCGGGCACCAATGAGGCAATCCGTGCGAAATTCACAAGCGCGATAGAGTTCTCAAAATCTATACAACCCCATATAAAAGGGATTGAGGAGTTTATTCCACTCTTTGGATACTCACATCAGACGATTGAAGCAGAGTTGCTGAGTACTTTAAACGCAGAAGTCGCTTGGTTAACGAGTTTCGATTATCAGATGCTTCAGAAGCACGATGGAGACTTTTCACCAGAGGAGACTCCTTTCCGAATCTGGGATGTCCACAACTATCCGAATCCTTTAAAGCGAAAAACAACATTTACCTATCAGTTGTCGTTAGAGGCGGATGAAGTCTCTATCACAATTTACACGAAATCCGGGCGGAAGGTAACTATTTTGAAAGAGGCATCTGGAAAAGAAGGCTACAACGAGTTTATGTGGGAAGCACGAGACGCTGATGGTATACTGCTTGCCAACGATGTCTATTTTTATAGGATACGTGCTGTCGCTGGAGATCAGACGGCACAGATACTCGGACGTTTAGCAGTATTAAGGTAG
- a CDS encoding ZIP family metal transporter, with protein sequence MHYNPNSVIVYIMLTFYLAIAVVTVPLGAGIAFVSRVQQRHFGNIFGLTAGAVLGIVLVMMMHLYTAVGYGTILVMWGGFLLIAAVEYLTTHRRDETEKDIDSKDRSWSVNLTVLGLSLHSLTDGLNLVIAAREETLGWALASGILIHRLPVGTLITVALLRSQTFVKALIRLIPLIFGPVIGAVLGEQLLRGTFGELTDYLTAFAVGTLLHVVMDGFRGNYIAESTGLSRVAKVLFVVGFVLTFCVIYFFQGFEGEHHH encoded by the coding sequence TTGCATTACAACCCAAATTCTGTTATAGTTTATATTATGCTTACATTTTATCTGGCAATTGCGGTGGTGACGGTTCCACTCGGCGCGGGGATCGCTTTCGTATCACGAGTGCAGCAGCGGCATTTCGGAAACATTTTTGGGCTGACCGCCGGTGCAGTGCTCGGTATCGTCTTGGTAATGATGATGCACCTTTACACCGCGGTAGGTTACGGCACAATCCTCGTGATGTGGGGAGGGTTCCTCCTAATCGCAGCGGTGGAATACCTTACAACGCACCGGCGCGATGAAACCGAAAAGGATATCGACAGCAAGGACCGCAGCTGGAGTGTCAACTTAACAGTCCTCGGTTTATCACTTCATTCATTGACAGATGGGCTTAATTTGGTGATAGCAGCAAGAGAGGAGACACTTGGATGGGCACTTGCATCCGGCATATTGATCCACCGCCTACCAGTCGGGACGCTTATCACCGTTGCACTTCTTCGGAGCCAGACTTTTGTTAAAGCACTGATCAGACTGATTCCCTTGATATTTGGACCCGTTATCGGGGCGGTACTGGGAGAGCAATTACTACGTGGAACTTTCGGGGAATTGACAGATTACTTGACGGCATTCGCTGTCGGCACGCTGCTACACGTTGTGATGGATGGGTTTCGCGGGAATTATATTGCCGAAAGTACAGGCTTGAGTCGCGTTGCGAAAGTGCTGTTTGTCGTCGGTTTCGTCCTAACCTTTTGTGTTATCTATTTCTTTCAGGGATTTGAGGGTGAACATCATCATTAA
- a CDS encoding phage Gp37/Gp68 family protein, translating into MATQSSKIEWTESTWNPVRGCTRVSEGCRFCYAERIAARFSGKGMAYEGLAENTKAGPRWTQQVHLVEKLLNEPLKWKKPRRIFVNSMSDLFHEKVKLSDIQRIFSVMEKANLHQFQVLTKRAQRLLELSPKLPWPPNVWMGVSVEDKRVTDRIDALRQTSAHIKFLSLEPLLGALPNLELDGIDWVIVGGESGPGTREMEKQWAIDIRNQCADAKVPFFFKQWGGKRKSKTGRKLDGRTYDEMPV; encoded by the coding sequence ATGGCAACCCAATCCTCAAAAATTGAGTGGACAGAATCTACATGGAACCCTGTACGCGGTTGCACTCGTGTATCAGAGGGTTGTCGATTCTGTTACGCGGAGCGGATAGCAGCACGATTTTCAGGCAAAGGTATGGCTTACGAAGGTTTGGCTGAGAATACCAAAGCAGGACCGCGGTGGACACAACAGGTCCATCTTGTTGAAAAGTTGCTTAACGAACCGCTGAAATGGAAAAAGCCGCGCCGAATCTTCGTTAACTCTATGAGCGATCTCTTTCACGAAAAAGTTAAACTGTCCGACATTCAAAGGATTTTCTCCGTGATGGAAAAAGCAAATTTACACCAGTTCCAGGTGTTGACAAAGCGTGCACAGCGGCTGTTGGAATTGAGTCCGAAGTTGCCATGGCCACCAAACGTCTGGATGGGTGTTAGCGTTGAAGATAAACGTGTGACGGATCGGATTGATGCGCTCCGTCAAACCAGCGCGCATATCAAATTTCTTTCACTTGAACCGTTACTCGGGGCACTTCCAAATTTAGAATTGGATGGAATAGATTGGGTTATCGTAGGCGGTGAGTCCGGTCCTGGGACACGCGAAATGGAGAAACAATGGGCTATTGACATCCGCAATCAATGCGCGGATGCCAAAGTACCATTTTTTTTTAAGCAGTGGGGTGGCAAACGTAAATCAAAAACCGGAAGGAAATTAGACGGTCGGACTTACGATGAGATGCCGGTTTGA